A region from the Pontixanthobacter aestiaquae genome encodes:
- a CDS encoding AAA family ATPase, which yields MTLNDVRELARNIREQVSKAVVGQTETVDHLLIALMSQGHVLLEGPPGTAKTFLAQCFSAALGLEFGRIQFTPDLLPGDILGSNLFNFQTSEFTLTRGPIFCEMLLADEINRTPPKTQAALLEAMQERRVTLDGETHALADRFMVVATQNPIENQGVYPLPEAQLDRFLFKLLVDYPSAEEEIAIVSRFGDRQGPQRAADFGIKAVTDASKLAAASAALSNVTVAAEITEYIVRLIRATRENADLSSGASPRAAVLLANAARARAALEGRDYVIPDDVKALSVAVLRHRLMLSPAAEIEGREIETLVSDLVENTEAPR from the coding sequence TGACGCTCAATGATGTGCGCGAGTTGGCGCGCAATATTCGCGAGCAAGTGAGCAAAGCCGTCGTCGGCCAGACCGAGACGGTCGATCATCTGTTAATCGCGCTGATGAGCCAGGGGCATGTACTTCTCGAAGGCCCTCCGGGAACGGCAAAGACGTTCCTCGCGCAATGCTTCAGCGCAGCCTTGGGCCTGGAATTCGGACGCATCCAGTTCACGCCTGATCTCTTGCCCGGCGATATTCTGGGCTCGAACCTGTTCAACTTCCAGACCAGCGAGTTCACGCTGACACGCGGTCCGATTTTCTGTGAAATGCTGCTGGCTGACGAAATCAACCGGACCCCGCCGAAAACGCAGGCGGCTTTGCTGGAAGCAATGCAGGAGCGCCGCGTCACGCTGGATGGCGAAACACACGCGCTCGCCGACCGGTTTATGGTCGTGGCTACACAGAACCCCATCGAGAACCAAGGGGTCTATCCGCTTCCAGAGGCGCAACTGGACCGGTTTCTGTTCAAGCTACTCGTCGACTACCCCAGCGCTGAAGAGGAAATCGCGATCGTCTCGCGCTTCGGCGACAGACAGGGGCCACAACGCGCCGCCGATTTCGGTATCAAGGCAGTCACTGACGCGAGCAAACTTGCCGCAGCCAGCGCCGCGCTGAGCAACGTGACAGTCGCTGCCGAGATCACGGAATATATCGTCCGTCTGATCCGCGCGACGCGCGAAAATGCCGACCTGTCCAGCGGAGCTAGCCCGCGCGCTGCTGTTCTGCTTGCCAATGCTGCCCGTGCCCGTGCCGCTTTGGAAGGCCGCGACTATGTGATCCCTGATGACGTTAAGGCGCTGTCGGTCGCGGTTCTACGGCACCGGTTGATGCTTAGCCCTGCAGCAGAGATTGAGGGGCGCGAGATTGAAACCCTGGTCAGCGATCTGGTCGAGAATACCGAGGCTCCGCGCTGA